The Heliorestis convoluta genome includes the window GAAGTTTCCTAGGCTTTTTCACCGTCAGCATCGGCTTCTTCTTCCGTAGCTTCATCAGCATCAGCGTCTACATCGGCAGCTTCGTCAGCAGTGGTCTCTTCTTCCGTAGCCTCATCAGCATCAGCGTCTACATCGACAGCTTCGTCAGCATCGCCTTCTTCTTCTGTAGCTTCATCAGCATCAGCATCTACATCGGCAGCTTCGTCAGCGTCGGTCTCTTCTTCCGTAGCCTCATCAGCATCAGCCTCTACATCAGCAGCTTCTTCTTCAGCAATCTCTTCTTCCACATCACCTGTGCAAGATTTAGAGATTACGACAGCTTGCTCTTCTTGGTTCCAGCTTACAGAGAAGCCAAAAGCTTCAGAGATAAAGCGAACAGGAGCCATTACACAGCTTTCTGAGAACTTCGGTGCAACGCCCATTTCAACTTCTTCGCCATTTACGATCAATCTATCGCTACCGGCTGTGAGCACAACACTTTGCTCACCTTGAGAAAGAGTAATTGCACGAGTCTCTACATCCATTGCTACATTTTCATGCCCAAGGCCGAGCGCAGGCATCAAATAACGTAAAGGCGCATAAGCACGATCGTTTTCAATAAAAACGCTTTTCTCCATAGCCATCTCTTGGCCGTTCACCTGAAAATCATCAGCACCTACTACAAAGGTAGCTTCTTGGCTTTCAGCGGCGCTTGCGCTGAAAGCCAGAGATAGTGTAAAGGCACCTGCAAGAGCTGCTGTCGATAGCTTTTTCATCGCTAAAAATCCTCCTCTATTCAATTGATAATATCGGCACATTATATACCACCAATATTATACAAAAAGAAGGAATAGCAGAAAAGACATAAAATGGAAAGGAATCAAAAAAAACTAGACAATTGCACCACGAGGACAGGTGCTGACACAAACTTTGCACTTAATGCAAGCATTATCAGCAACAGGGGCCGGCTCAGTACTTTTATAGCTTACAATCGGCACATCCATGGGACAACTTTTCTCACAGACACGGCAGCCACGACAATCAGCGGCAAGAGTAAGCGCTGCAGGCTTGGCTCGTAAGCTAGAGAACCAGGAGGCCATGGTACCCATCGGGCAAATCGCACACCAGCTTCTTGTTTTGTAGAAAATGCCTAACCCTAGACCAATCAAACCAGAGATGATACCCATCGTAATAAATACAGAACCAATGGCATAGACATCGCCACCAGTCAA containing:
- a CDS encoding copper amine oxidase N-terminal domain-containing protein: MKKLSTAALAGAFTLSLAFSASAAESQEATFVVGADDFQVNGQEMAMEKSVFIENDRAYAPLRYLMPALGLGHENVAMDVETRAITLSQGEQSVVLTAGSDRLIVNGEEVEMGVAPKFSESCVMAPVRFISEAFGFSVSWNQEEQAVVISKSCTGDVEEEIAEEEAADVEADADEATEEETDADEAADVDADADEATEEEGDADEAVDVDADADEATEEETTADEAADVDADADEATEEEADADGEKA
- a CDS encoding 4Fe-4S binding protein — protein: MFAKYKDYAFLITLSYLTLGLIYPLFGYVMALCMVTAIGISIFAGRKWCGTLCPRGFLYDKFLGHNKKKAIPKWLKAKETRWAFFAVFMSVFAWRVYLTGGDVYAIGSVFITMGIISGLIGLGLGIFYKTRSWCAICPMGTMASWFSSLRAKPAALTLAADCRGCRVCEKSCPMDVPIVSYKSTEPAPVADNACIKCKVCVSTCPRGAIV